From Leptospira meyeri:
GTTTCCTTTTCCATGGACATTGTGACCCAAATCATGAACCTAGGTGGTGGTGCTTACGAAGGGTTTATCGATCGGGTGGATAGTTTCGAGGACTTCATCGGACTCCTCAAAAAAAAACTATTTCCTCGGATGATCATTGTGGGATACCTCCCCAAAGAAAAAATTCAAAACGAAATCATCAATTTTGTAAAAGTAAAACGATTGGACAATTACCTTCGAACCTTGGAACTTACCCATTCCGTTTTTAAACCCACTGCCTATTTTCCAAAAATTAAACAGGTGAATATCTCCCAAGAAGACCCCAAATCCTGGGGTCGTTTTGTAGTCGAGATTGTTCGAGAATATACAAGACCGTATTTTGTCGAAGAAGTTTAGCTAAGACAGAATTGTAGAACGGTTGAGCATAGCACCTGCGATGTTTCCCGAGTGAACGGCATTTGCCACTGAACGAAATAACGAAGCCATATCGCCGGCCGCATACACACCTGGGACATTTGTTTCGTAAAAATTAGAAACCTCTATATGTCCACTTGGAAGGAGTTTGCAACCGAGTATTTCGGGTAATTTGGAATGTTGGACCATCAGGACCTTTGCATAGAGTGCTTGGATGGGAACTTCTTTACCTGATCTTAATTTTACTGCCGAAATTTGACCTTCTTTGTGGACCAGTGCTTCTACAAATTCGGTTACAATGGAAATACCTTCATTTTCTAATTTGGTTTGCTCTTCTTTGGAAAACTGAATTGGACCATTGGTATATACTGTTAATTCTTTAGCCCAGTGCTTTAGAAATTTAGAATGTTCAAATATTCCTGTTTCGTTCATCCAGAGTCCGGTTGTTTTTCCAACAAATTCATAACCATGGCAATACGGGCAATGGATGACAGATTTTCCCCAAGACTCGGCAAAACCCGGAATTTCTGGAAGGATGTCTTTCAGACCGGTTGCAAAAATGATTTTATTAGTTTGGATGGGAGAGAATTCATCTCCTTTTAATAGAAAAACATCTTCCATTTTTTCGATTGTCTTTACTTCACCTAACTGAAGTTTAAAGTTTGGATATTCTTTTAAATCGGTTAGGGCTTTTTCACGAATGGAACCGGGAGATTTACCATCATGAGTGATAAAGTTATGCGAGGCGGGAGTATTTTTGTTACAGGGTCTTTCGGAATCAATGACAATGATTTTACGTAGGGAACGAACGAGGGAAAGGGCGGCTGAAAGTCCGGAAAAACTTCCTCCGATAATGGCTACTTCGACTTTTTGAATGGATTCCATAAATGCAATCGTGTTGCATCTATGGAATCTGGTAAGGATTAAACTTCGTAAAAAGTTAAATTCTCATATAGTTCTTTAGGTAGGTTCCCGCTGGCATCCATATACTTTTTGTATTTGTTCTCGAACTCTTTGTGTTGGCGTGTGCGAATGTTTTTGAACCGGTTGTGGAGTTCTGAATACGCTGGTTGTGAACTGACCTTTTCTCTGATATTTTTGTGGAAAGGGATATGGCGATAAAATATGGAACGTACCACTCGGTTGACCCTCTGCACACCTTCCGCTTCATACCGAATCCACATGGAGTAGTCGTATGCAAATTTATCACGGTCTGTTCGGAACCGTTTGAATTCAGATGATATTTTTTCTTTGAGTTCTGGAGAAAGATCTTTGCTCTTTTTGTAGAACTGCACATAATCCGTGTAATCTGCCGTGATGGAAGGAATTCCAACGTTGTTCCAATCGGGGCCAAGTATATTTTTACAAAGTTCCCAACGGAATGCTGCTATGGCTTCCAACATAAACGTTTTTAAGTCTCCTGTAACAAAGTGAGGAATACAAATTCTTCCTCTTGATTCTTTTGAACCGGCTCCACGGAAGATTGATAAGTCCTGCCACATCATAATCTTCGGTCCAATGGACGGAACTAAGATAAAGTCGGGAATAATCGACCTTTGGACAAATTCGTTTTTGATTCCAATCTCTTCGTTTCGATAAATGACTTCACGGTTGAAAGCTGTATAATCAATTCCTAGAATATACTGTAGGGCTTTTTCTACATCTTCTTTGGATACAAAACATTTCTCTAAAGGAATTGTGATATGGTATTTTGTCAAAATTGGGAAGTGGCTTGCAATATTCCCAGACGTCAAACGAACGTTTGGTTCATACATAGAGGAGATTTCTGAACCAAGTCTTGCCTCTCCTGTATCGTAGTCCGGTGGGATGTCTTTTTCAGATTTGATTCCAGAATCTTTCAGATCCATTTTAAGTTTTTCGAAGAAAGTTTGGCCCAACTCATCCACAGAGGTTGGAACTTCTCTTGAATAGATTTTTTCTAACCAATCAGTTCCATAATGGATGGGAGCACTTGGGTTCCCACCTCCTTGATACAATCTACCCACGAGTTCGACAATATGGCCTTCATCCAAAAGACTTTCATCAAAATAACCATATCGTAACATGAGTTCAACGGCCTTAGGTGCTTGTTTGCCAGCTTGCAGCCATTTGGTGAAAGATTTTTTATACACTTCCCAATAGGTTTTTGCAATGGTTCTTCTGATTTTACGATTGTCTGGTTCGGGATCCAATGGGTTTTTAAACGATTTGAGTTTTACCATTAGAGTTGAGAATTCTTTTACTGCTTCCGGATCAGCTTGTGAGTAGTTCAGGATTTGGCTTGCTGAGTTTAAAAGTTCTACTTTGAGAGCTTTGGTGTCGATCCCAGCATGGATGGTTCCGTTCCCTTGCGAACTTTCCTCTTTGTTTTTTCCTGCAGAAAGTTCATGGCCATATTTGTTAGTAAGTTCTGTTTGTTTGGTTTCTAATTTGTCTAAGTTATTGCCAAGGGATGCATAAGGAGAACCAAAAATTTGTTTGTATTCATCTAACAGCGACTTTGATTTTTTTAGAGCCCATTCTGTAATGGGTAATAACACAGTAGATGGAATTGTGGAATATCCAGTGTTAAATAAATCTAAGGTTAAATTGAATTTTTCAACAAGGGCATTCTCTCCAACAAACATGGTGTTCATCATATCAGAAAGTTCACTTGTTTCTTTGTTTAGAATTTCGAATAACTCTCGATAGGTTTTTACATAACTTTCTGCTGCACTCTGGAGTAAACTTGGATCGGATTCAAATAAAGCCTGTGAAATTTTAGGGTTCACCGATAGAATTTTTCGAATGAAATGAAATTCGGCATCATTCCATTCTATGGATTCGCTATAATTACGTTCAAAAAATTCGCCATGATCTTCTTCTAAAAAGTTAACGGTGGGTTTGTCAGGTAAAATTCCACCATGTTCCTGAAACCCAGCAAGATTGTTTCTGATGAGTCGCATTACTGGATCAATTATATTTTCATCACGAGTGATAAGTGCACCCGGGCTTACATCTGAAAATATAGATGGGTTTAAAATATAATATACTGCGCCCAAGTTGTCCATAGTCTGCTCGAATTTAGCAGCAAGGCCCTTGATCGATAACACTCGTTTGTAGAGTTCTCCAATTTCCTTGAGCAAGGTGCGAACGGCCATCACTCCCACAGATACTTTGGTAGTGAGAGTTTTTTTCGCATTGGCTTGGTTCATTACATAAGTGGAAATCACACAAGAAGTTTTGGCTCTGATGGTATATGGATAAGGTGTCCCTTCGAGCAGTGCAAAGATACCGGGAGTGAGATTGGCACCGTCCAAACTGTAGAGAACAATACTTGTATCGCCCAAAGTGGTTTCGATACGAACCGATCCTTCGTGTAGGATGTTCATGGAAGTTGAGGCTTTGCCTCCGATGAAAAGGACTTCACCTGGATTGACTGGGATCTTTTGGTTATTTTTACTGGTATCTAGAGGCATTTGGTTGTTCGTTTTGCGAAACTTTGGTTTCCGTCAAAACCTACTAAAGAAGCACCAAATTGCAAAATACTTTTTAGAAAAATACATCATGTTGAAGCCCCAAATTAAATTAAGTGCAAAAAAAGAAATTTATGTCCCTGGAGATAAGTCCATCTCGCATAGATCGGTACTCTTTAGTGCGCTGGCCCAAGGAAAATCCGAAATCCATGGTTTTTTAGAAGGAGAAGATCCCCTCCATACCTTAAATTGTTTTGCCAGTTTAGGGCTTTCGGTGGAGTCCTTGGGGAAAGGTAGTTATTCCGTACAAAGCCCAGGAAAACAGAACTTAAAATCTCCCGCAGGTGTACTCGATTTTGGGAATGCGGGAACGGGGATCCGTCTTTCTGCAGGACTACTTGCGGGACTTCCGCAGATCACTGCCACCTTGACCGGGGATGCCTCTCTTTGCAAACGCCCCATGGCAAGGATTATGAATCCACTTCGTGAAATGGGCGCAGACATTATTTCCGTCGAAGGGAATGATCGTGCTCCCCTTCGTATCGTTGGCAAACAACTGAAACGTTATTCTTATACTAGTCCTATTGCTTCGGCTCAAATCAAAAGTGCTTTGGTGCTCGCAGCACTTGCTTCAGAGATTTCCATTGATTATAAAGAACCAGAAGTTTCCCGCGATCATACAGAAAATATGATTCGATTCCTTGGAGGAAACATCAAACACCATTCGCCACTCCATTTTACTGTCGAACCACCTTATCATTTTGAAGGGGCTAAATTTGTGATCCCTGGAGATATTTCCAGTGCGGCCTTTTATATTGTCTTTGGACTTTGTGCGGGTGGGACAGAACCTCTACTCATTCGTAACATTGGACTCAATCCTTCTCGTGTGGGAATCATTACCGTTCTCCGAAATATGGGTGGAAAAATTGAAGTCACCGCCAAACGACAAGAATGCGGTGAAGAAATTGGCGATTTACTCGTTTATCCTTCAAAATTAAACAGGTCTGTGATTACAGAAGATTTGATTCCATCTATCATCGATGAAATTCCGATCCTTACCGTTGCAGGATTATTTTCCGAAGGGGGATTCCAAATCTCTCATGCAGAGGAACTAAGGGCAAAAGAATCTGATCGAATCCAGTCGATGGTTTCCAACTTAGAACGACTTGGTGTGACTGTAAAAGAGTCTAAAGATGGATACGAATTTGGGGAAGTGAAAGAAATC
This genomic window contains:
- a CDS encoding NAD(P)/FAD-dependent oxidoreductase, whose translation is MESIQKVEVAIIGGSFSGLSAALSLVRSLRKIIVIDSERPCNKNTPASHNFITHDGKSPGSIREKALTDLKEYPNFKLQLGEVKTIEKMEDVFLLKGDEFSPIQTNKIIFATGLKDILPEIPGFAESWGKSVIHCPYCHGYEFVGKTTGLWMNETGIFEHSKFLKHWAKELTVYTNGPIQFSKEEQTKLENEGISIVTEFVEALVHKEGQISAVKLRSGKEVPIQALYAKVLMVQHSKLPEILGCKLLPSGHIEVSNFYETNVPGVYAAGDMASLFRSVANAVHSGNIAGAMLNRSTILS
- a CDS encoding cyclic nucleotide-binding domain-containing protein, which gives rise to MPLDTSKNNQKIPVNPGEVLFIGGKASTSMNILHEGSVRIETTLGDTSIVLYSLDGANLTPGIFALLEGTPYPYTIRAKTSCVISTYVMNQANAKKTLTTKVSVGVMAVRTLLKEIGELYKRVLSIKGLAAKFEQTMDNLGAVYYILNPSIFSDVSPGALITRDENIIDPVMRLIRNNLAGFQEHGGILPDKPTVNFLEEDHGEFFERNYSESIEWNDAEFHFIRKILSVNPKISQALFESDPSLLQSAAESYVKTYRELFEILNKETSELSDMMNTMFVGENALVEKFNLTLDLFNTGYSTIPSTVLLPITEWALKKSKSLLDEYKQIFGSPYASLGNNLDKLETKQTELTNKYGHELSAGKNKEESSQGNGTIHAGIDTKALKVELLNSASQILNYSQADPEAVKEFSTLMVKLKSFKNPLDPEPDNRKIRRTIAKTYWEVYKKSFTKWLQAGKQAPKAVELMLRYGYFDESLLDEGHIVELVGRLYQGGGNPSAPIHYGTDWLEKIYSREVPTSVDELGQTFFEKLKMDLKDSGIKSEKDIPPDYDTGEARLGSEISSMYEPNVRLTSGNIASHFPILTKYHITIPLEKCFVSKEDVEKALQYILGIDYTAFNREVIYRNEEIGIKNEFVQRSIIPDFILVPSIGPKIMMWQDLSIFRGAGSKESRGRICIPHFVTGDLKTFMLEAIAAFRWELCKNILGPDWNNVGIPSITADYTDYVQFYKKSKDLSPELKEKISSEFKRFRTDRDKFAYDYSMWIRYEAEGVQRVNRVVRSIFYRHIPFHKNIREKVSSQPAYSELHNRFKNIRTRQHKEFENKYKKYMDASGNLPKELYENLTFYEV
- the aroA gene encoding 3-phosphoshikimate 1-carboxyvinyltransferase gives rise to the protein MLKPQIKLSAKKEIYVPGDKSISHRSVLFSALAQGKSEIHGFLEGEDPLHTLNCFASLGLSVESLGKGSYSVQSPGKQNLKSPAGVLDFGNAGTGIRLSAGLLAGLPQITATLTGDASLCKRPMARIMNPLREMGADIISVEGNDRAPLRIVGKQLKRYSYTSPIASAQIKSALVLAALASEISIDYKEPEVSRDHTENMIRFLGGNIKHHSPLHFTVEPPYHFEGAKFVIPGDISSAAFYIVFGLCAGGTEPLLIRNIGLNPSRVGIITVLRNMGGKIEVTAKRQECGEEIGDLLVYPSKLNRSVITEDLIPSIIDEIPILTVAGLFSEGGFQISHAEELRAKESDRIQSMVSNLERLGVTVKESKDGYEFGEVKEIKPCAIETFMDHRIAMSFAILSKLSGVELTFDDTSWVDTSFPGFFEILKSF